A part of Actinomycetes bacterium genomic DNA contains:
- a CDS encoding potassium/proton antiporter, with product MDTQLALALLAGAVIVLVGVLAVRLAYRLGLPGLLLYLGLGMALGQSGLGIRFDDAVLTRDLGLIALAVILAEGGLTTRLAQVRPVLGRAAVLATVGVAVSVLVVAVAGRYLLSMDWRTAVLLGAVVSSTDAAAVFSVLRQVRLPARLRGLLEAESGFNDAPVVVLVAAVSAPSWGTGPAWQLAPLMVYELAAGAAAGLLVGSAGRLLLARIALPASGLYPLAAMAITAAAYSGTVVLHASGFLAVYVCALLLGMPGLPHRRAVLGFAEGLAWLAQIGLFVLLGLLSVPSRLPHAVGPALVTGLTLLVLARPLSVLVSAAPFRVPWRAQAFVAWAGLRGAVPIVLATIPLSEGTPYAVEMFDTVFVLVLVFTVVQAPTLPWVARRLKVVAPEETGELEVETAPLDELDASLLDVRVVEGSRLAGAYVDDLRLPRGAAVTLVVRDGDSRVPDPTTRLRVGDRLVVVATSTSRSAAERRLRAVSRRGSLARWLGEEGDSG from the coding sequence GTGGACACCCAGCTGGCCCTGGCGCTGCTGGCCGGCGCGGTCATCGTGCTGGTCGGCGTGCTGGCCGTGCGGCTGGCCTACCGGCTGGGCCTGCCCGGCCTGCTGCTGTACCTGGGGCTGGGCATGGCGCTGGGGCAGTCCGGCCTCGGCATCCGGTTCGACGACGCCGTCCTGACCCGCGACCTCGGGCTGATCGCGCTCGCGGTCATCCTGGCGGAGGGCGGTCTCACCACCCGGCTGGCCCAGGTGCGGCCGGTGCTCGGCCGCGCGGCGGTCCTCGCCACGGTGGGGGTGGCCGTCTCGGTCCTCGTCGTCGCGGTCGCCGGCCGCTACCTGCTCTCCATGGACTGGCGGACGGCGGTGCTGCTCGGCGCCGTGGTGTCCTCGACCGACGCGGCCGCGGTGTTCTCGGTGCTGCGCCAGGTCCGGCTGCCGGCCCGGCTGCGCGGCCTGCTGGAGGCGGAGTCGGGGTTCAACGACGCGCCCGTCGTCGTGCTCGTCGCGGCGGTCTCGGCACCGAGCTGGGGCACCGGGCCGGCCTGGCAGCTGGCCCCGCTCATGGTCTACGAGCTCGCGGCCGGTGCCGCGGCCGGCCTGCTGGTCGGCTCGGCCGGGCGCCTGCTGCTGGCCCGGATCGCGCTGCCGGCGTCCGGCCTGTACCCGCTCGCGGCGATGGCCATCACCGCGGCTGCCTACTCCGGCACGGTGGTGCTGCACGCCAGCGGCTTCCTGGCCGTGTACGTGTGCGCGCTGCTGCTCGGGATGCCGGGGCTGCCGCACCGGCGCGCGGTGCTGGGCTTCGCCGAGGGTCTCGCCTGGCTGGCCCAGATCGGGCTGTTCGTGCTGCTCGGCCTGCTGTCCGTGCCCAGCCGGCTTCCGCACGCCGTGGGTCCCGCCCTGGTGACCGGCCTGACCCTGCTGGTCCTGGCCCGGCCACTGTCGGTGCTGGTGAGCGCGGCGCCGTTCCGGGTGCCATGGCGGGCGCAGGCGTTCGTCGCCTGGGCCGGGCTGCGGGGCGCGGTGCCCATCGTGCTGGCCACGATCCCGCTGTCCGAGGGCACGCCGTACGCAGTCGAGATGTTCGACACGGTGTTCGTGCTGGTGCTCGTCTTCACCGTCGTCCAGGCGCCGACGCTGCCCTGGGTGGCCCGGCGGCTGAAGGTGGTGGCCCCCGAGGAGACCGGCGAGCTCGAGGTGGAGACCGCCCCGCTGGACGAGCTGGACGCCTCGCTGCTCGACGTCCGGGTGGTCGAGGGCTCCCGGCTGGCCGGGGCGTACGTGGACGACCTGCGGCTGCCCCGCGGCGCCGCCGTGACGCTGGTGGTCAGGGACGGGGACAGCCGGGTGCCCGACCCGACGACGCGGCTGCGGGTCGGTGACCGGTTGGTGGTGGTGGCCACCTCGA